GCACTCATCTGGATAAGGTAGACACCGACGGATATGCCCAACACCTGTGCAAAGAGATACATCATCAACATCCGCAGTTTTGGGTCATCCAACAATCCATCCACCTCCGAGCAGTATATCATCATTGTAGAACACTGCTAACTGACCAGGTGCCACGGCCCATACCGGACGGTCGCAAACAACCGTTATATAATCATCCCATTGACTCCCATCCGTTACCCGTGCACGGCACTCGTTACGCACAACCGTTGCTGGGATAGGCTCCATCTTATTCCGTATAACTGTTTGAACCTTCATCGGAAACTCGGGTTCGACCAACCAGTTCACATCTTTAACACAGAACTCTCTCTTATAAAGAGCATCGTGTTCCGCCGCAATTACACGGTTTCTCGCCGCATCGATCTCTTTCACATAGTACCTGATTGGACGGTTTATCCCCAACCCTTTCCTCTGTCCGATGGCAAACATAGGTACACCTTTATGAAATCCCAACACAGAACCAGATTCATCGACTATCTTTCCGGACGAAAACGCAGACCTTCTCCTTTTTTTCATGAACTCTATTCTATCACCCTTCAAAAAGCACAGGTCCTGGGATTCGTTCAGGACGGGGCGGACGCCGAAGGCGTCCGCCACCGTCCGAACATCGCGCTTGTGCATATAACCGAGCGGAAAGATCACGTTATCGAACTTCTCCTTAGGAACCATTGCCAACGCGTACGACTGATCCTTAGCGATATCCACACCCCTTTTCACAACCCGGTGGTCACCTTCGGTCTCCAACCTGACATAATGTCCTGTTGCATAGTAATCAGCATTCAACTCATCGATAGCGTAATCCCGCAGAACACCGAACTTGAACAACCGGTTACACACAACGCAAGGGTTAGGTGTCCTACCCTTCGCATACTCATCGATAAAATACTCAACCACTTCTCTATCAAACTCCTCTTTAACATCGACCACTTCAATCTCTATACCCAACCGGGCAGCCATCCTTCTTCCGATGTCGCCGATACCCGGGAGATGTTCCATCGTCACACCGACCACGTCCGCCCCGGCCCTTTTCAACAGCAACACTACGACTGCGCTGTCCACACCACCGCTCAACCCGACTGCCACCTTTCTACCGCTAACCCTTTCCAGCAAACGGACCAACGTTTCAGGCAACCGACAACCTTCCAACGTTACACCAGTGACCATATCGATCACAACTTCTTCCACATATAGGGACCTTTCAACCTGTAACCCTGGTTCCGGTAATACTCGCGCACACCCACACCGGATATCACAACGATGTCGTTCATACCCCATTCTTCGGTGGCAACACGTTCTGCTTCGGACAGAAGTTTTCTACCCAACCCGGTATGCTGGACCGCACGGTGCACCGTAACGGTTCCCCTGTAACCTATGGGCACTTCGGACCCGTACACATGAAGTTCTCTCACCAACGCGGTGGACTCTGTTATCTCTGGACGGAACGGTTTGTAAGGCATTCTCAACCTAACGAACCCTGCAATGACGTCTCTATCAGTGTCTTCAAAAGATATAAAGACCTCTCTACCGTTGCTTGCCTGATACTCCCTACGGATCAGTTGCAACCTGAGTTTATCGCGATGTTTAACTTCCCTGTACCTGATCTCCCGTATCCGAATACCTTTCCTTCTGCATCGCGACTCCACCAACTCCCTGAGATTACTCTTCTTCACACCGTCAACGATAAGCTTTACAGGGATATCCCGTTGCACGCGCATCACCCTCACGTATTCGGGGATATACCGATAGGCCTCTGAGACCGTTTCAACCGCTGTTTCGGTATCATACGGTTTGTATTCACCCCGTTTCCACATCTCGTACAACTCCGTCCCTTCCATGACCATCGTCGGATATATCTTCAACATGTCCGGCTGAAACCTCTGGTCGCTGAACAGTTGTTTGAAGAACTCCACATCCTGTCCCGGTGTTGTGAACAGTCCCGGCATCATATGGTAACATACCTTGTACCCAGAATCCTTAAGCAACCGGGTAGCCTTCACAACATCATCGACGGTATGACCCCGTTTCACAAGTTCGTAGATCCCGTCATCCAACACCTGGACACCGAGTTCAACCCTTGTAGCACCGTACATTAACATCTCATTGATATGTTTTTCGAAAGACCAATCCGGCCGTGTTTCGATAGTCAACCCAACGACTCTATGCACAGCGGTTTCATTAACGCGTTTCGCGGTTTCAAGGTCCGATGAGACGGTCCCGTTGAACCCGTCGTAACATTCCTTTACAAACCTAAGTTTGTAAGATTCGGACTGAGCCAGGAACGTACCTCCCATGATTATCAACTCGCATTTATCGGTCGGATGTCCGAGTTCCTCGTACTGTCTCAACCGTGCCCGAACCTGCATATACGGGTCGTAATCGTTCTGTATGGCACGCATAGCAGCCGGCTCTTTACCGGTGTAACTCTGTGCCGCGTACTCTCCGCGCGGACAATAGATACACCTGCCGTGGGGACAGGTACTCAAACTCATCACCGCGACCGGTGTCACACCGGACAGGGTACGTGATTTCCTCTTTATCAAAAACGGTCCGTACATCTCTCTTTCTTCCTCGGTGCATGCGGCGAGAAGGTCAGAATTTCGCAACGCCTTCTTAAGCATGAACTTTTTACCTGTTATCCGTTTTGCATCTTCTACGGAATAACCTTCGCTGATCAGACCGATGGCGTACCGTGCAGCCTGATAAGATTCAGAACTCATGTTTTAGATTGTGCAATTTCGGTTATAAAAACGTTCGTGGAAGAATCAGCCGATGAGTCCGCCTATGATTCCCATAAGAGCATGGATCGGTTCTTCGATCAACGGATACATCAACGTACCGTGAGCTGTTGCACGATAATCGGACAACAGGTTCGACCTGACATGGACTTCAACATCACGTTCGTAATGTATCAACGGCGAACTTTGCGATTCAACGATTATGTTCACATCGTAATCTTCGTCTTCCCTACCGACAACCTCATAACCCACGGTCGTCAACGAAGAGGCGGGCACGTATATCTCTTTAGTGAACGACCAATCAGGCATACCTTCAGAACTGATCTTCACGGTATCGGGAGCGTTCCCGGTGTTCCTTATCAACACCTTGATCTGCGCGGGTTGATAGGCACCGACTGTTTGCGAATCCGGTGTAACTGCAATCTTCATTATATCGTGTCTAACACGAACAACAACACTGAAAGTCACGTTACCCAACCCGTCAGCATTGTTCTCATCGATTGCCCGAAGCACAACTGTATAGTTACCCTCAGCGGCATCTTTAGCCGCGGTCACTTCGACCTGTTTAGGCGTACCGTAGAGTTTACTGTTCACACCTTTCCATCCCTCAGGAAGCGACATGACTTCCACATAGTCGTACATACCGCCTTTACCGTATATACCGCCTTCCTTCACCTCAGGGTTCATTACAATCGGTACGGTTTGCCCTGGACCCATGTCACCGATGAAAACCGTATCACCGTCATGCACCCTCACCGCCACTGGTGACAACATATCTATGTAACCCTGCGGATAAACAACAGACACAAACGCAACCATCAACAGGATAAGACCTCTCCTTATCATTATGACCACCAAGAATCAAGATAGTTCTCAACATTTATAAAACTAACATCGGAAGTATTAACGTTTTTCAGAGGTGGTTACATGGTCAAGATCGTAAAAGTTAAGGCACGCGAGATACTGGATTCGCGGGGTAACCCCACCGTCGAGGCAGAGGTAACGGCCGGACGGAAGACGTTCACCGGCTCGGCACCGAGCGGCGCTTCAACAGGGTCGTACGAAGCATTGGAACTGAGAGACGGCGACCCGTCCCGATATCACGGTAAAGGAGTCTTAAAGGCTGTTGAGAACATCAATACAAAGGTGGCAAAGGCTCTCAAAGGGAAACCTGTGGAAACGCTTGCCGAACTCGATAGAACAGTGATAAAACTCGACGGGACGAAGAACAAATCCAATCTGGGTGCCAACGCAACGACTGCCGTTTCCTTCGCTCTTATGAAAGCTGTTGCCCACGCGCACAGGAAAGAGGTGTATGAATATTTAGGCGGTTCAACGTTGCCCGTTCCTTTCCTGAACATCATAAACGGAGGCAAACACGCAGGTAACGGATTATCCATCCAGGAATTCATGGTCGTACCGATCGGTGTGAAAAGTTTCAGGGAAGCTATGGAAAGCGCTTCTGAGATATACCACAGTCTAAAGGAGTATCTGAGAGAGGTTTACGGACGCGAAGCCATAAACGTCGGAGATGAAGGCGGGTTCGCACCGCCTATGAGAACGACACAGGAAGCGTTGGACGCGCTTGTAAAGGTCATCGAGGGTTCGGGATACGGTAGAGAGGTTAAGATAGCGATAGATGCTGCGGCTTCGGAGTTCTACAACAAACATACCAACAGGTATTACATAGACAACAAACAACTTGAACCGTTTGAACTGTTGGAGTATTACACATCGCTCGTCAACACATATCCTATCGTAAGCATAGAAGATCCCTTCCATGAAGACGACTTCGATTCCTTTGCCATACTGACGAAACGACTGAAGAACAGAGCGGAGATAGTAAGCGATGACCTGACCGTGACCAATCCGGACCGTGTAAAAACAGCCATCAAAAAGGGGTCGATGACCACTGTGCTCATCAAAGTAAACCAGATAGGCACCGTTACTGAAACGTTGGACGTTGTTCGCCAATGTTATAGGAAAGGTGTGGGCGTGATGATCTCCCACAGGTCCGGCGAGACCGAGGAAACGATCATAGCGGACCTGGCCGTCGGGTTAAACGCCGGTAAGATCAAATCTGGCGCGCCGGCACGCGGGGAACGTGTGGCAAAATACAATCGGTTGCTCAGGATCGAAGAGAAACTGGGAGACAGATCAGGTTACGGATGGAACAGTGGAAAAAGGGTGTTGCCGGATAAGGTGTGATTTCTCATGTTAGAGAAGATTAAATCGGTATACAAACTCACTCGGTTCGACCACGCAATCCTCATCATGATAGCGGTCCTGATAGGCGAAACATTAACCCTCGGTAAACCGCCTGCGTTGGACT
The nucleotide sequence above comes from Candidatus Micrarchaeota archaeon. Encoded proteins:
- the mnmA gene encoding tRNA 2-thiouridine(34) synthase MnmA, which translates into the protein MEEVVIDMVTGVTLEGCRLPETLVRLLERVSGRKVAVGLSGGVDSAVVVLLLKRAGADVVGVTMEHLPGIGDIGRRMAARLGIEIEVVDVKEEFDREVVEYFIDEYAKGRTPNPCVVCNRLFKFGVLRDYAIDELNADYYATGHYVRLETEGDHRVVKRGVDIAKDQSYALAMVPKEKFDNVIFPLGYMHKRDVRTVADAFGVRPVLNESQDLCFLKGDRIEFMKKRRRSAFSSGKIVDESGSVLGFHKGVPMFAIGQRKGLGINRPIRYYVKEIDAARNRVIAAEHDALYKREFCVKDVNWLVEPEFPMKVQTVIRNKMEPIPATVVRNECRARVTDGSQWDDYITVVCDRPVWAVAPGQLAVFYNDDILLGGGWIVG
- a CDS encoding tRNA uridine(34) 5-carboxymethylaminomethyl modification radical SAM/GNAT enzyme Elp3 translates to MSSESYQAARYAIGLISEGYSVEDAKRITGKKFMLKKALRNSDLLAACTEEEREMYGPFLIKRKSRTLSGVTPVAVMSLSTCPHGRCIYCPRGEYAAQSYTGKEPAAMRAIQNDYDPYMQVRARLRQYEELGHPTDKCELIIMGGTFLAQSESYKLRFVKECYDGFNGTVSSDLETAKRVNETAVHRVVGLTIETRPDWSFEKHINEMLMYGATRVELGVQVLDDGIYELVKRGHTVDDVVKATRLLKDSGYKVCYHMMPGLFTTPGQDVEFFKQLFSDQRFQPDMLKIYPTMVMEGTELYEMWKRGEYKPYDTETAVETVSEAYRYIPEYVRVMRVQRDIPVKLIVDGVKKSNLRELVESRCRRKGIRIREIRYREVKHRDKLRLQLIRREYQASNGREVFISFEDTDRDVIAGFVRLRMPYKPFRPEITESTALVRELHVYGSEVPIGYRGTVTVHRAVQHTGLGRKLLSEAERVATEEWGMNDIVVISGVGVREYYRNQGYRLKGPYMWKKL
- the eno gene encoding phosphopyruvate hydratase yields the protein MVKIVKVKAREILDSRGNPTVEAEVTAGRKTFTGSAPSGASTGSYEALELRDGDPSRYHGKGVLKAVENINTKVAKALKGKPVETLAELDRTVIKLDGTKNKSNLGANATTAVSFALMKAVAHAHRKEVYEYLGGSTLPVPFLNIINGGKHAGNGLSIQEFMVVPIGVKSFREAMESASEIYHSLKEYLREVYGREAINVGDEGGFAPPMRTTQEALDALVKVIEGSGYGREVKIAIDAAASEFYNKHTNRYYIDNKQLEPFELLEYYTSLVNTYPIVSIEDPFHEDDFDSFAILTKRLKNRAEIVSDDLTVTNPDRVKTAIKKGSMTTVLIKVNQIGTVTETLDVVRQCYRKGVGVMISHRSGETEETIIADLAVGLNAGKIKSGAPARGERVAKYNRLLRIEEKLGDRSGYGWNSGKRVLPDKV